The Thermodesulfobacteriota bacterium DNA window CCTCCGCAAAACCCCTTGTTTTCCTTGATCTTGCAAAAAAATTCTCATTTCTGGATTGGAAACTGCTTCTAATACAGGAGACCCCCCGTGAGTCCATCAACGTCGTGCGAGAACACCCCGCTGGATATCTCCGACACGGATATCCTGGCGGCCATGAAATCCATTCCCGGCTATATCGACATCACCCCGGCCGACTTCCGGGAGGTATACCGGGCGGCCTATCTGATGGCCAGGCAGCGGATGATGGCCGCCCTCAAAGCTTCCGATATCATGCGCCGGCCGGTGCATACCGTCAGGGAAGGAGACGATCTGACGACCGCGGCCATGGTGCTGGCCGAAAACGGCATTTCCGGCGCGCCGGTGATCGACAACACCGGCCGGGTCACGGGCGTGATTTCCGAAAAGGATTTTCTGCGCCGGATGGGCGCGGGAACCGACGATTCATTCATGCGGGTCATTGCCCATTGCCTGAAAAACAAGGGCTGCCTGGCCGAGCCCATGCTCAACCGCAAGGTCGCGGATATCATGACCAGCCCGGCCGTGACCGCCCCGGCCGATATTTCCCTTAAAGACATTTCCGCCGTCCTGTCGCAAAAAGGCATCAACCGCCTTCCCATTGTGGACGCCGGCGGCAAACCGTCCGGCATCGTCACCCGCTCGGACCTGGTCAACTCTTTCTGTCAATTGGGGTAACCGGGCACTATCTATGAATTATCTCAAAAAAATGTCCGGC harbors:
- a CDS encoding CBS domain-containing protein, which codes for MSPSTSCENTPLDISDTDILAAMKSIPGYIDITPADFREVYRAAYLMARQRMMAALKASDIMRRPVHTVREGDDLTTAAMVLAENGISGAPVIDNTGRVTGVISEKDFLRRMGAGTDDSFMRVIAHCLKNKGCLAEPMLNRKVADIMTSPAVTAPADISLKDISAVLSQKGINRLPIVDAGGKPSGIVTRSDLVNSFCQLG